From the Cryptomeria japonica chromosome 2, Sugi_1.0, whole genome shotgun sequence genome, one window contains:
- the LOC131859385 gene encoding putative germin-like protein 2-1, with amino-acid sequence MASWLRLSFIFLCVFICCCSEHVMGADPDSLQDFCVADRQGQVLVNGFSCKDSKVVSSEDFFFRGLGREGDTSNAVGSNVTAANVNQIAGLNTLGISLVRIDFAVGGINPPHTHPRATEILVLLEGHLSVGFIDTTNKFYSKMLMKGDVFVFPKGLLHFQQNVGHRNAVAIAALSSQNPGVQVSANSLFAANPAIPVSVLTKAFRSDQTIVDSIQDKFV; translated from the exons ATGGCAAGCTGGTTGCGCTTAAGCTTCATTTTCCTGTGTGTATTTATATGTTGTTGCAGCGAGCATGTGATGGGAGCAGATCCCGACTCCTTGCAAGATTTCTGTGTTGCAGATAGGCAAGGCCAAG TTTTGGTGAACGGCTTCTCTTGCAAGGACTCGAAAGTGGTTTCATCGGAGGACTTCTTCTTCCGAGGTCTGGGACGAGAAGGAGATACAAGCAACGCTGTAGGCTCTAACGTAACAGCGGCGAACGTTAACCAGATTGCGGGGCTTAACACACTGGGGATATCGTTGGTCCGCATTGACTTCGCTGTGGGTGGAATTAATCCTCCTCACACCCATCCAAGAGCCACTGAAATCTTGGTTTTGCTTGAAGGCCACCTCTCTGTGGGCTTCATCGATACTACAAACAAGTTTTACAGCAAGATGTTAATGAAAGGAGACGTGTTTGTGTTTCCCAAGGGATTGCTGCACTTCCAACAGAATGTGGGACATCGAAATGCAGTGGCCATCGCTGCCTTGAGCAGCCAGAATCCTGGAGTTCAGGTTTCTGCCAATTCTCTCTTTGCAGCGAATCCTGCTATCCCAGTTTCTGTATTGACGAAGGCCTTCCGAAGCGATCAAACAATTGTCGATTCCATTCAGGACAAGTTCGTGTAA